DNA sequence from the Nocardia fluminea genome:
TTCGCGGTGGCGGACATCTTCGTTGGTCACCTTCTGGCAGTGGTTTCAGCTGCCGCGATCCTAATCTCCTTCACATCTGAGGACTCCCTCAGAACCCTTGACTGATCATACAGTCATAGGTGACGATATCGTCAGAAAGTCACCCCGCCTGGAGGAGGAGCCGAGAGATGCCGGAGGTCCGCAGCGACGCACATCGCGACCTGCATGTCGATCAGGGTGCCCTGCCGGGCGAGCACCCCGGCCGTATCGGCAATCCGATCATCAAGGTCGCCGACCTCGCCTGGCTCGAGTTCCGCAAACCAGATCTACTGAAGGCAGAGGCCTTCGCGCTGGCCTTCGGGTTCTCTGTCGCCTACCGCACGCCGGAGGAGATCCACCTGCGCGGCACCCGGGCAGGCACGGCATGCGTGATCATCCGCAAGGGTGCTCGCACCCACTTCGCCGGCGCCGCTTTCCTGGCCGGCGAGGAGTCCGACGTGCTCAGACTCGCCGAGGTGACGGGTCATCCCGTGCAGCGACTGCCCGAGAGTATCGGCGGCATCGGCGTCACTTTGCACGATCCGGGCGGCAAGACCGTGCGCGTGGTGGCCGGCACACGCCGGCTGCCGCAGCTGCCGGGCCAGCGTGCCCATCCGATCAACGTCAGTGAGTCCCCAGCCCGAATCAATGTGACGCAGCGGCCGCCGCGTGTACCCGCCGGGGTCGAGCGGCTCGGCCATGTCGTACTCGCGCGCACCCGCTACCTGGAGAACCTGAACTGGTATCTGGAGCATCTCGGACTCATCGTCAGCGACTTCCTGTATTACGACGGGCAGCGCGAACGCGGGCCGGTGATGGCATTCCTCCGCTGCGATCGCGGGAACACGCCCACCGACCATCACACCCTCGCCATGACACTGGGCACCTCGGACCGATACGTGCATTCGGCGTATCAGGTCTGCGACCTCGACGCGCTCGCCGCCGGTGGCGAGTTCCTCGCCATACGCGGATATCGCCGATCCTGGGGGATCGGACGGCACATCCAGGGCAGTCAGATCTTCGACTACTGGCGCGATCCCGACGGTTTCCTCGTCGAGCACTTCAGCGACGGCGACCTGTTCGACAGCTCGCTGGAACCCGGCTGGGCGCCGATGACGGCGTCGGGCCTGGCGCAGTGGGGCCCGCCGGCGACCAAGGACTTCCTCGGCACAGCACCGGGTCGCCGATCGCTGCGGGAACTGCGGTCCCTCTTCTCTTCGCTGCACCGAGACAACGAATTCGACGCCCAGCGCTTGCGGGGCCTGCTGAAAGTAGCCAACTCATGAGCATTTCCGTGCTGCGTACCGCTGACGCGTGGTGGGTGCTGACCCCGGACGGTGCTGTCCGAATCGACACCGATGCCACGACCACAGCCGACCTCCTGGCCGACCGAACCGCGATCGAAGCAGCGCGCAAGGGCAGCGACACCACACCGGTAGACGACTTGACGCTCGTCTCCCCCGTGACCACGCCGTGCCGGGTCGTCGCGCAGATGACCAATTACGTGTCGCACGTGCGGGATTCAGGGATGAACCCGGCGTCCGTGCCGCTGACGTTCTTCCGCAAGTCTTCCGGGTCCGTCAGCGGCCCCGAGGACGACATCGTCAAACCAGCGCATGTGCGGTTGCTGGACTACGAAATCGAGATCGGGCTCGTTTTCGGCGCGACGCTGCCCGTCGGCACCGAACTCGACAGCTCGAACATCGGCGACTACATCACGGGGTTGGTCATCACCGACGATGTGTCCGCCCGCGACATCCAACTGCCCAGAACCCAGTTCTACGAAGGCAAGTCGTATCCGACATTCACACCGGTCGGCCCGGTGTTGCTGCTGCTCGAGGAGGGCGAGTTCGACAGATTCCACGACCTCTGCCTGACATTGCGTGTCAATGGCGACGTGCGCCAGCACAGCACGGCGGCAGAGATGATCTACAGCCCGCTCGAAACCCTGCGCGCCCTCACCCGATTCCAGCGCATGGACGCGGGTGATCTACTGCTGACAGGCACCCCCGGCGGAACGGCCTTGAAGGCGCCCGCCAAGCCCATCGAGATCCTCGGGTCTCTGGTCCCGCCCGCGCTCAAGTGGAAGATCTTCTTCGGCAAACAGGCGTCGAATCCGCGTTACCTGCGAGACGGCGACGTGGTGGAGCTGACCATCTCGACACCGGACGGCGCGCTCGATCTCGGCATTCAGCGCACGACGGTGCGGCATGGGCACTGATCGAGGCCGGGTCGAGCACTACCCGGTCGTGATCGTCGGCGCGGGCCCGACCGGCATGACCGCCGCACTACTGCTGGCGCGGTACGGCATCGAGTGCCTGATCGTCGATCGCTGGGACGAGGCGTATCCGCAACCGCGAGCGGTGCATCTCGACGACGAGGTGTACCGCATCCTGGCCGACCTCGGACTCGGCGACGAGTTCGCCGGAATCTCCCGTCCCGGCCGCGGCCTACGCCTGGTCGACTCCGCCATCGCCACGCTCGCGGAATTCGACCGCGACCCCGTCCGGATGCCGCACGGATTTCCGCAGGCCAACATGTTCGACCAGCCGGATCTCGAGCGCGTACTGCGGTCCAGGCTGGCCGCGACGGAGGGCGTGCGGATACGGGGTGGGTGCGAAGTGCTCGAGGTGGCGAACCTGCGTGATCGCGCTCGCGTGAGGTACCGCGATGCCGAGACCGGTGAACGACGCTCTGTCACAGCGGAATTCGTTCTCGGCTGCGATGGTGCCAACAGCGTCGTGCGCGCGTCGATCGGTTCGCGGATGCGCGACCTGGGTTTCGAACAGCGGTGGCTGGTGGTCGACATCGCCACCGACACCGAACTCGGCCAGTGGGAGGGCGTGCACCAGGTTTGCGATACCGAACGCGCCGCGACGTACATGCGCATCGGCGCGTCACGGTACCGCTGGGAGTTCCGTCTGCGCGAGGACGAAACCGCGGACCAGTACGCCACGCTCGACACCATCGCGCCGCTCGTATCCCCCTGGCTGCGCGAGGTGAGAGATCCTGACCTGACGCTGATCCGGTCCACCGAGTACACGTTTCGCGCCCGAATAGTCGACCGATGGCGTGACCGCAGGATCTTTCTGCTCGGTGACGCGGCGCATCTCACTCCGCCGTTCGTCGGACAGGGCATGGGGGCGGGCCTGCGTGACGCCCACAACCTGGTCTGGAAACTGGTCGCCTTCCTGAGAGCGGAACTGCCCGACGACGCACTCGACACCTATCCCAGCGAACGTGCACCGCACGTCGCATCGATGATCAACCTGGCCGTCGCCGTCGGACGGGCGATGACGAGCGGGCCGGCGGTGGGTGAGGCGGTCCGCAAGCGGTTGATGCCGCTCCTCGGCCACGTTCCCCTCCTCAGCTCCAAGGTCACCGACAGCACCACGCCGCGCCTGTCCCGGTCGATATTCGTTGCGCGACAAGCCCTTCGGCCATTCGATCTGGCCGGCTCGCTGTGTCCGAACTGCGTCGTCGACGGCGGCAGGCGGGTCGACCAGATCGCCGCCGGACGTTTCCTTTTCCTCGCGACCACCCCGCTCACCCGCGAACAGCGGACCGAACTCGACCGACGCGGCGCCGCGATCCTGGCAGTACCGACCACCTCCGAGCTCGGCGAATGGCTGCGCCGCGGACGCGCGACGGCCGCGATCGTGCGACCGGACAAAACCGTGCTGGCGACCTCTCGATCGGTCCCCTCCTTACACACTCGCGTACCGAGCTGTCCCGCTCTGTCCGCTCCTTCCACGCACAGGAGTTCCCATGGCGGTTGACATCTCCATCCCGCGATATCGCGAAAATCTCTTCAGTACCGAGGCGATCCTCGATCCGTACCCGCACTATGCGGCACTGCGCGCGGCCGGCCCGGCGGTGTGGCTACCCCGCCAGCGTGTCTTCGCGATCTCCCGATACGCCGAGTGCAAGACAGTCCTGCGGGACGACGCGACCTTCCTCTCGGGGTGCGGAGTGTCGCTCAACCCCGTCGCCAACCGCCTCGGCCGGGGCACCACGCTCAACAGCGACGCCGAAGAGCACGCCACCAAACGGTTCGTCCTCGCACACCGGCTGACGCCGAAGGCACTTCGGGAAGTGACAGAGACCATCGAGCGCTTCGCCGACAGCGTCGTGGACACGGCGTTGGCGAGCAACCGCATCGACGGGGTCGACGATCTCGCGACCGCACTGCCACTTTCGGTGGTCCCGGATCTCATCGGCTGGCCGCACGACGGGCGCGCGGAACTGCTGCGCTGGGCCGGTGCGACATTCGACTCGATGGGGCCGATCAACCGGCACTCCGTGGGCGCGGCGAAGGCGGCCGCGGAGATGCTGGCCTTCGCCCGCCGTATTGCGCGCGATCGATCCGTTCTCGACGACAGCATGGGCAGCGACGTCTTCCGTGCCGCCGACGAGGGCATGATCGACAAGAAGTCGTGCCCGGCGCTCATGATCGACTACCTGGCCCCGTCGCTGGACACCACCATCGGCGCGATCTCGAGTGCGCTCTACCTGTTCGCGCAGAACCCCACGCAATGGCGGGCCGTGCGGTCGGATCCGGGCCTGATACCTCGAGCCGTCAACGAGGTCGTGCGGATCGAATCGCCCTTGCGCGCCTTCTCTCGCACGGCCGCACGCGATACCGACATCGGTGGGGTGAAAATCCCGGGCGGCAGCCGCGTACTGGTGCTCTTCGCCTCCGCCAACCGGGACCCGACCGAATGGGATGAGCCCGAGTCCTTCGACATCACCCGCGACGCGGCCCGCCAACTCGGCTTCGGCTGGGGTGTGCACGGCTGCGCGGGCCGGACGTTGGCACGGCTGGAAACCACGTCGATGCTGCGGGCACTGGCCGATCGTGTCGAACGTATCGAGCTGGCCGGCACACCGAAGTGGGGCGTCAACAACATCATTCGCAGGCTGGAACGTCTTCCGCTCGAGCTCGTCCCAGCGGACAGGAGGCGGGCGTGAAGACAGCGATCGTCACCGGCGCGTCCTCCGGAACAGGACGGGCCGTCGCCAGTGCCTCGGTGGCTCGCGGCTACCGCGTGTTCGGCACAAGCCGCGACAGTTCGACCGTGGCCAATCCGGTGCCCGGCGTCGCCTACCGCGACCTCGATCTCACCGGTCGTGGCTCGATCTCCCTGTTCATCCCGGTTTCCATCGCGACCGGACTGTCCGGACGTCGCACCAAATACGTCTGCCGAGCTGTGCGTGTCTTCGACGGCCGGAAGGACCGCACCGTGGGGCTTCTGTACAACACCGCAAACCGACCGTTCCACATTCTCGTGACGGCAGCCACTGCGACAGCGATCGCGAGCTGTTCCCCGCTTTCCGCCGACGACGCACGCGGCCGGGACTGACGAGCATCGGTTGACTCGTCGAAGTCGCGGCGGCCGGATATGCCTCCTTGCGTGACAGTCGCAGTAACCGTGTTACCCTTCATCGGTCGCTGCCACAACACAGCAAGACGCCAGCGACATATCGAGGTCAGGACAGATACGTCCAGCCTCCGGCCGATACGGCGCGCGAACATCGCCGTAACCGCCGACACATCGACAATCGGCGACGCCACGCGGCCCTTCGCTCGTCGCACGGCCGAACATGCTCATCACCACTCCTACAAGGGCGACGCATGAACACAGACGCAGCGCGCAGATCACTCACAGCGAGAATCGGCCGGCAGTCGCCGGCACCAGCGGTGGACGGCGGCGGTCCGCATCTGACGGATGCCTGGTTCTGATGTCACTGCCTCGATCTCCGCGCCCCGCCGAACCCGACGCTCACCTACGCCTGACCACGGGTAACCTGGTCGTCGACCTGCGCGGTTGTCGCACCGCGGTGCGGAATTTTCTGCGCGACTGGCTTTCCCATCCGCATCCCTCCATGACCGCCAGCGAGGTCAGCGACGGGTTCCTCCCCCACCGGCGACTGCCCTGCGAAGCGCTGTGGCTGGACCCGTAGCCGAGCCCAGCTGACCGTTAGCAGAGCATCGATGTCGATGCCCTCCGCCTACCTGCAGGGCGCCGGCTCATCGGCGCCGAGTCGGTCGCATACCCGACCTCCCAGGTGCCGAGCGAAATGCTGTTCCACGGCACGATAGAACTGGATCTGGTTCTCCGGATTGGCGAAACCGTGGCCCTCGTCCTCGGCGACCAGATACTCGACCGGTATGCCGCGCTCACGCAGGGAAGCAACGATACTGTCGGATTCGGCTCGCACCACACGGACGTCGTTGGCGCCTTGGGCGACCAGCAACGGGGTGCGGATCCGGTCGGCCATGGTGAGGGGTGAGCGGGCGCGCATGTCGGCTTCCTGAGCGGGATCCTCGGGGTCGCCGACGTAGCGGTACCAGCTGTTGGCGTTGTACGGCCGGGTGAACGGTGGGAGTGTCCGCAGGAAGTTCGCCAGGTCCGAGATGCCGACGTAGTCGACCGCGGCGGCAAAATAGTCGGGTGTGACGGTGATGCCGACGAGGGCAGCGTAGCCACCGTAGGAACCGCCCATGATGCCGATCCGTTGCGGGTCGGCCGATCCCTGGGCCACCGCCCAGTCGGCGGCGTCGATGATGTCGTCGTGCATGGCGCCGGCGAATTCGCCGATCGCGGCGGTGGTGTGGCGTTTCCCGTAGCCGGTCGAGCCGCGGAAGTTGACCTGCAGCACCGCGTAGCCGCGGTTGGCGAGCAACTGCACCAGCGGGTCATAGCCCCATGTGTCGTGCGCCCAGGGTCCGCCGTGCACCAGCATCACCAGCGGCAGGTTTCGGGGCTCGATCCCGACCTGCAAGGTGAGGAAAGCGTGCAACGGCAACTCGTCGCGCGCCGGGAACTCGACCGCGGTCATCGGCGCCAGTACTTCCGGGTCAAGGCCCGGGTAAGCACAGAACAGCTGTCGGCTCTCCCCCGTCGCGTGATCGTAGAACCAGGCCACTGCTGGGTCCCGATCGTGGATGAAGGTCGCTACCCAGCGTTGCTCGGACTCGTCCGAGGACAAGGTGCCCAGCACTCCGTCCGACAGCTGCGCGAGAGCAGCGTAGACCTCGGCGAAATCTGGGTCGACCACCTGGATCCGGGGCCGGTCTCCGACGAAACGCGCCGCGAGGACCTCTCCGGTCCGGCGACTGACGAATACGGTGGGCGGCAGCACATCTGGAGCCATCGTGCCCATGATGTCGAGGCTGTGTCCGGCCACGGCAGCAACGACGGTCTGCTGCCCGGTCTCGCGGTCGATGCGGACCAGTCGCAGATCGTCGGAATCCTGATAGGTACCGACCAGCAAACCTTTCCCGTCCGGAGTCACCAACTGTGGCTGTGTACCCGTCGGATACTCCGCGCCTCCGAGCCGTTGCAGCAGGTGTTTCTGTCCGCTGCCGGGGTCGATCGTGAAGAACTCGAGGACACCGTCTTCGGACAGCTGTGAAGCGAAGGCCGGCCGATCGTGACGGTCCAGTAGTACCGTCTCGCCTGGTTCTGCCTGTTCGAGATGCACCGTCGCCGCTCCGGTGGCGACATCTACGCGGAACACATCGATGAACATCGGCCGCTGGTTCATCCACACCAGCACGGTCCCCGGCACCTCGGTAGACGGTTCGGCACCGAAGACGCGCGAGCCGGGAACCATGGGTGTCAGGTCCACGGCCGGCTCGTCGGGTGCGTCGAGGTCCACCCGGTACAGGTGCCAGTCTTCGTTGCCGTCGGTGTCCTGCAGGTACAGCAGCCAGCGCGGATCGTCGGTCCAGTAGTAGGTGGTGATGCCGCGCCGCGCATCGTGGGTAACGCAGATGGCGTCGTCGTGGTCCTCCTCGATCCCGCGCACCCACACATTCCGTCTGCCGTGTGCGGGGGCACGGTAGGCGATGCGGGTGCCGTCCGGTGAGATCGAGGCCCCGGAGAAGTCCGGGTCGGCGAAGAATTCCTCGACGGCGATCAGGTCGGGCAAGGCTGGACTCCTCGATGTCGTCATATGCGGCTCCTCCGGGTCAGCGACGGTCTGCGGCCGATTCGGCAATGATCGAATCGACGCGCTGCAGCACCTGCAGCTGCGCCGAGTTGTAGAGGTCACGAAGCACCTGCACGATCGTGTCGCCGGTGACCTCGCCGCCGCGTTCGGAGTAGGCGCCCGGATCGGCCACCCACGGATACCGCTGGTGGAGCTCCCGGATCACCGGCGCCATCCGTCCGGCCAGATCTGCGATCGTGTCCGCATCGGCATCGCCTGGCAACTTCTCGAATTCGTCGTCGGTGGGATGGCGGAGCTCCATCATGTCGCTCAGCTGCGCCATGGCTTCGGGCGTGAAGAGCCGGGAGTAGACCATGATCAGCGACCGATCGGATTCGGACAGGTCCCGCGCGATGCGGCCGAAGCCGGCCGGAACATCGGCCGGTGCCCGGTGCCGCAGGATGACCGCCAGCTCCGCGCGGATCCGCTGCAACCGGTCGATGGTCGCCCCGAGCTCGGCATCCAACACTCGAATCGCGTCATCGGGGTCCTCGTCCCCGCGGCCCATCGCCGCGATCTGTGCCAACGGCACCCCGAGATCGCTGAGCCGCTTGATCTGCAACAGCCGCACCAGATGCTCGGTCCGGTACTGCTTGTACCCGTTCGAGGCGCGCTCGGGTTCGCTTAGCAGCCCGATCTCGTGATAATGACGCACCGTCTTGACCGTCGTCCCAGCCAGTTCGGCGAGCTGTCGCGTACTCCAGGCCATCATCCACCCTTCTCGTGCGCTCGATGATGTCTCGACCACGGTGCAACTACCTCGAGGCCCACCCCAGTGGAAACCATGCCCTAAGGGCACAGTCAACTCCTGCAGGTATCTCCGCTCGGGATGTCGTGCTGGACATTCGCCACGACCCGGTTTTTATCAACCGACGGATGGTCGCACTGGGTGTGGATGGCACTGGTCCCCTCCCATCGCTTCCCGAATTCGGCGATTACGGGAAGCGAGCAACCAGAGACCGCGCGACCAATTCCAACGCCACCGCGACAGCACAGGCCTGCGACAGCATCAGCCCGATCAAGACCAGGATCTGCACCGCGCCCGCCTGGGCCGGGGAACCACTGGTGAGCAGGACTCCGATGAAGGCGCCGGGCAGAGTCACCAAGCCGACGGTTCTTGCTTGATCGACGCCCGGAATCAGCGCGTCCGTCGCGGCACCGGTCAGCACCATCATGCGAGCCGGGCGGTCGGCGAATCCGAGACTGAGCGCGGCCTCGACCTCGCCCCAGCGCTGAGTGATCGCGTCGAGTCCGCGCCTGGCGGCCAGCGAAGTCGCGGTCATGGTGCCACCGAGCAGAATGCCCCCGATCGATACCAGCGTCACCCCATGGATCGGAACGACACCGCTGAGCAGGGTCACCGGCATCACCGCCGCGATACCGGTGGCGATGGCGAGGCCGAGCCAGATACCCGACCGGCCCGCCTCGGCTCGCCGCGCCGAAGTGAACACTGCCGCGCCGAACATCACCACCAACACCAGCACCGCCGACCAGAGATGACGCAGGGCGGCCGCCAGGACCACCGCGATCGCGCCGAGTTGCAGCACAGCGCGGATCGAGGCCCACGGCACCACGCGGGGCGAACCCAGCCCTGTCACCCGGTAGACCACGGCTGACGCGAGCACCATCGCCCCACACAATACGATCAGCGCGAAACTCGGCTCCACCGTCATCGTCGACCTCCTCGCCGCAACAGCGAACGTGTCCAAGGATCCGCGCCGCAGCCCAGGATCAGTGCTGAGCGTACGGCCCCACACGACGACAGCGCTCCCGAGGCATGGGGGCGAACCCGGACTGGTCGCGGCCGGAACAACGGGCGCCGATCGTGCGCCGAATTCGGATCAGCCCAGCTGATAGACCGACGTGCAGTACTCGCTCACGAGGTCGACGTCGTGGCTGATGAACACCACCGCCAGCGGACGACTTTCCATCATCCGTAGCAACATTTCGAGCACAGCGTGGCTCGTCGCCTTGTCGAGTGCGGAGGTGATCTCGTCGCATACCAGCACTGACGGCTCGGCCGCCAGGGCACGAGCGATGGCAACCCGTTGACGTTGACCACCGGAGATCTGGCGCGGATACCGCGACGCGTAGTCTGCGGGCAGCCCGACCTCGACGAGTAGTTCTTCCACCCGCGTTCGCCGGGCGGACGCATCACGAATGCCGCGCAACCGTAGGGGCCGCTCGATCGACTCCCCCACTGTCCGTACCGGATTGAGCGTCGAGAGCGGATCCTGCGGTATCAGTTGAACGGCCCGGCGGTCGGTGGCGCTGCGCCGCCCGGCACGGAGCGAAAGGACTCGACCGTCGAGCTGGAGCGTGCCCGACGCGGTGCGGTCGGCCGCTTCTTGATGTAGCCCGGTCAGCACCCGCGCCACCGTCGTCTTGCCGACGCCGGAAGGGCCGGTCAGCGCGGTGACGACGCCGGCCTTCAGGTCCAGATCGAGGTCGGTGAACACCACCCGCTTCCCGATCGAGGCACGCAGACCGCGCGCGGTCAGCGTCGCTGTCGAATCCTGGTGCGCCGGAGCGGCCATCTGCGGTTCATGATGTTCGATCGGTGCACCGCCGACATCGATCACCTTGTCGCAGAAGGATTCCAAGAATGCCACATTGTGCCCGGTCAACAGAATCGTCACGTTACGCTCGGTGGACCAGTCCCGGAGCTGCTGGGCGACGTGACCGCGACGCTGTTCGTCGAGTCCCGCGAACGGTTCGTCCAGCAGCAGGACATCGGTTCCGCGATACATTCCACGCACCAGTGCGACCCGTCGCTGTTCTCCGCCGGAGAGCTGACCGGCGCGACGTCCGAGGTAGTGCGCGGGAATGCCGAGGCGCTCGAGCATCGCGAAGGCCG
Encoded proteins:
- a CDS encoding VOC family protein; protein product: MPEVRSDAHRDLHVDQGALPGEHPGRIGNPIIKVADLAWLEFRKPDLLKAEAFALAFGFSVAYRTPEEIHLRGTRAGTACVIIRKGARTHFAGAAFLAGEESDVLRLAEVTGHPVQRLPESIGGIGVTLHDPGGKTVRVVAGTRRLPQLPGQRAHPINVSESPARINVTQRPPRVPAGVERLGHVVLARTRYLENLNWYLEHLGLIVSDFLYYDGQRERGPVMAFLRCDRGNTPTDHHTLAMTLGTSDRYVHSAYQVCDLDALAAGGEFLAIRGYRRSWGIGRHIQGSQIFDYWRDPDGFLVEHFSDGDLFDSSLEPGWAPMTASGLAQWGPPATKDFLGTAPGRRSLRELRSLFSSLHRDNEFDAQRLRGLLKVANS
- a CDS encoding fumarylacetoacetate hydrolase family protein, yielding MSISVLRTADAWWVLTPDGAVRIDTDATTTADLLADRTAIEAARKGSDTTPVDDLTLVSPVTTPCRVVAQMTNYVSHVRDSGMNPASVPLTFFRKSSGSVSGPEDDIVKPAHVRLLDYEIEIGLVFGATLPVGTELDSSNIGDYITGLVITDDVSARDIQLPRTQFYEGKSYPTFTPVGPVLLLLEEGEFDRFHDLCLTLRVNGDVRQHSTAAEMIYSPLETLRALTRFQRMDAGDLLLTGTPGGTALKAPAKPIEILGSLVPPALKWKIFFGKQASNPRYLRDGDVVELTISTPDGALDLGIQRTTVRHGH
- the mhpA gene encoding bifunctional 3-(3-hydroxy-phenyl)propionate/3-hydroxycinnamic acid hydroxylase MhpA: MGTDRGRVEHYPVVIVGAGPTGMTAALLLARYGIECLIVDRWDEAYPQPRAVHLDDEVYRILADLGLGDEFAGISRPGRGLRLVDSAIATLAEFDRDPVRMPHGFPQANMFDQPDLERVLRSRLAATEGVRIRGGCEVLEVANLRDRARVRYRDAETGERRSVTAEFVLGCDGANSVVRASIGSRMRDLGFEQRWLVVDIATDTELGQWEGVHQVCDTERAATYMRIGASRYRWEFRLREDETADQYATLDTIAPLVSPWLREVRDPDLTLIRSTEYTFRARIVDRWRDRRIFLLGDAAHLTPPFVGQGMGAGLRDAHNLVWKLVAFLRAELPDDALDTYPSERAPHVASMINLAVAVGRAMTSGPAVGEAVRKRLMPLLGHVPLLSSKVTDSTTPRLSRSIFVARQALRPFDLAGSLCPNCVVDGGRRVDQIAAGRFLFLATTPLTREQRTELDRRGAAILAVPTTSELGEWLRRGRATAAIVRPDKTVLATSRSVPSLHTRVPSCPALSAPSTHRSSHGG
- a CDS encoding cytochrome P450, which produces MAVDISIPRYRENLFSTEAILDPYPHYAALRAAGPAVWLPRQRVFAISRYAECKTVLRDDATFLSGCGVSLNPVANRLGRGTTLNSDAEEHATKRFVLAHRLTPKALREVTETIERFADSVVDTALASNRIDGVDDLATALPLSVVPDLIGWPHDGRAELLRWAGATFDSMGPINRHSVGAAKAAAEMLAFARRIARDRSVLDDSMGSDVFRAADEGMIDKKSCPALMIDYLAPSLDTTIGAISSALYLFAQNPTQWRAVRSDPGLIPRAVNEVVRIESPLRAFSRTAARDTDIGGVKIPGGSRVLVLFASANRDPTEWDEPESFDITRDAARQLGFGWGVHGCAGRTLARLETTSMLRALADRVERIELAGTPKWGVNNIIRRLERLPLELVPADRRRA
- a CDS encoding Rossmann-fold NAD(P)-binding domain-containing protein, producing MKTAIVTGASSGTGRAVASASVARGYRVFGTSRDSSTVANPVPGVAYRDLDLTGRGSISLFIPVSIATGLSGRRTKYVCRAVRVFDGRKDRTVGLLYNTANRPFHILVTAATATAIASCSPLSADDARGRD
- a CDS encoding S9 family peptidase, giving the protein MTTSRSPALPDLIAVEEFFADPDFSGASISPDGTRIAYRAPAHGRRNVWVRGIEEDHDDAICVTHDARRGITTYYWTDDPRWLLYLQDTDGNEDWHLYRVDLDAPDEPAVDLTPMVPGSRVFGAEPSTEVPGTVLVWMNQRPMFIDVFRVDVATGAATVHLEQAEPGETVLLDRHDRPAFASQLSEDGVLEFFTIDPGSGQKHLLQRLGGAEYPTGTQPQLVTPDGKGLLVGTYQDSDDLRLVRIDRETGQQTVVAAVAGHSLDIMGTMAPDVLPPTVFVSRRTGEVLAARFVGDRPRIQVVDPDFAEVYAALAQLSDGVLGTLSSDESEQRWVATFIHDRDPAVAWFYDHATGESRQLFCAYPGLDPEVLAPMTAVEFPARDELPLHAFLTLQVGIEPRNLPLVMLVHGGPWAHDTWGYDPLVQLLANRGYAVLQVNFRGSTGYGKRHTTAAIGEFAGAMHDDIIDAADWAVAQGSADPQRIGIMGGSYGGYAALVGITVTPDYFAAAVDYVGISDLANFLRTLPPFTRPYNANSWYRYVGDPEDPAQEADMRARSPLTMADRIRTPLLVAQGANDVRVVRAESDSIVASLRERGIPVEYLVAEDEGHGFANPENQIQFYRAVEQHFARHLGGRVCDRLGADEPAPCR
- a CDS encoding helix-turn-helix domain-containing protein, which produces MMAWSTRQLAELAGTTVKTVRHYHEIGLLSEPERASNGYKQYRTEHLVRLLQIKRLSDLGVPLAQIAAMGRGDEDPDDAIRVLDAELGATIDRLQRIRAELAVILRHRAPADVPAGFGRIARDLSESDRSLIMVYSRLFTPEAMAQLSDMMELRHPTDDEFEKLPGDADADTIADLAGRMAPVIRELHQRYPWVADPGAYSERGGEVTGDTIVQVLRDLYNSAQLQVLQRVDSIIAESAADRR
- a CDS encoding ABC transporter permease, whose product is MTVEPSFALIVLCGAMVLASAVVYRVTGLGSPRVVPWASIRAVLQLGAIAVVLAAALRHLWSAVLVLVVMFGAAVFTSARRAEAGRSGIWLGLAIATGIAAVMPVTLLSGVVPIHGVTLVSIGGILLGGTMTATSLAARRGLDAITQRWGEVEAALSLGFADRPARMMVLTGAATDALIPGVDQARTVGLVTLPGAFIGVLLTSGSPAQAGAVQILVLIGLMLSQACAVAVALELVARSLVARFP
- a CDS encoding ABC transporter ATP-binding protein, with amino-acid sequence MSESLATATQTPPATQVEGLTLLGPGGVALVDDVSLIAADGAITAITGPSGSGKTLMMWALLGYLPPGVAHAAGTAAVFGEQALSLDPDALREFRRTKITFVGQDPGAALPATMKVSRLITQMTPRADHPAAFAMLERLGIPAHYLGRRAGQLSGGEQRRVALVRGMYRGTDVLLLDEPFAGLDEQRRGHVAQQLRDWSTERNVTILLTGHNVAFLESFCDKVIDVGGAPIEHHEPQMAAPAHQDSTATLTARGLRASIGKRVVFTDLDLDLKAGVVTALTGPSGVGKTTVARVLTGLHQEAADRTASGTLQLDGRVLSLRAGRRSATDRRAVQLIPQDPLSTLNPVRTVGESIERPLRLRGIRDASARRTRVEELLVEVGLPADYASRYPRQISGGQRQRVAIARALAAEPSVLVCDEITSALDKATSHAVLEMLLRMMESRPLAVVFISHDVDLVSEYCTSVYQLG